GGAAGGCATCGACCTGGCCCGGCGCTGCGGATGCTGCCTGCTGTTCGTGGGCCACGTGACCAAGGACGGGCAGATCGCCGGTCCCAAGCTGTTGGAGCACATGGTGGATGCCGTGCTGTCCCTGGAAGGGGACCGCACCCACTGCCACCGGCTGCTGCGCGTGCTCAAGAATCGTTTTGGTCCCAGCCTGGACGTGGCCGTGTTCGCCATGCAGGGGCAGGGGCTGGCCCCGGTGGAAGATCCGGCGGCCCTGTTTCTGGAATCCCGTGCCGGCGGCCTTTCGGGCACGGCCCTGGCCATGGCCCTGGATGGGCAGCGCGCCTTTGCCCTGGAGGCGCAGGCGCTGGTCTCGCGCAGCTGGCTGGCCATCCCGCGCCGCACGGCCCTGGGGCTGGACGTGAACCGGCTGCATCTGCTGCTGGCGGTGCTGGAAAAGCGGCTGGGTCTCTCCTTTGGCCAGCAGGATGTATACGCCAAGGTGGGCGGCGGCTTCAAACTGCAGGACCCGGGGTTTGACCTGGCCTTGTGCGCCGCCATCCTCTCCTCCCAGTACGATCAGGCCCTGCCGGAGCAGGCGGTGTTTTTTGGCGAGGTGGATCTGAATGGCCGCATCCGCCCGGTGGCCGGGCAGGAAGTGCGCCTGCACCAGGCCAAACGCCTGGGACTGCATCCCGTCTTTGCCGCGCCCGGAGTGCCGCAGGCCCAGCATGTAAGCACCTTGGCTTCCTTGCAAGAAGCGCTGTTCGGGGCATCCGGGCGGGGGGGGCGTGGGTGATTCAGCGAGTCAACATAGGCTTTTTCTTGCATATTCACTATGAGGGATGTAGGGTTGGAGACGATGCGCGTGAGGCTTGCTGGTCTCCGCGCGACGCGTCAGGCCATCGAGGGAGTCGACGGGCGTAGCGCTTGCTGCGCACGGCTTCCCGTGAACGACCGGAGAAGCCTTTGGAAGACGACACCATCCAGGCCGTTGCTGGCGATGCGGAACTCGCTGCGTTCCTTGCCCGGGCGCGCAAGGATGCAGCCCCCCTGTGCGTC
This sequence is a window from Megalodesulfovibrio gigas DSM 1382 = ATCC 19364. Protein-coding genes within it:
- the radA gene encoding DNA repair protein RadA yields the protein MKPRRNYVCTACGGVSVRWQGQCPRCGAWNTLEERLETPAPAGGRRAPAAVAGRPGAGMALALGEVDISAQPHVSAGMRELDELLGQGLVRGSTVLMAGEPGVGKSTLLLQVAGAVAKAGHTVLYASGEEGLPQLKRRAERLDCLADTLLALSTSSAEEVWQAVEAAGNVALVVLDSVQTVVSSLAEGLPGSVSQVRAVAAEGIDLARRCGCCLLFVGHVTKDGQIAGPKLLEHMVDAVLSLEGDRTHCHRLLRVLKNRFGPSLDVAVFAMQGQGLAPVEDPAALFLESRAGGLSGTALAMALDGQRAFALEAQALVSRSWLAIPRRTALGLDVNRLHLLLAVLEKRLGLSFGQQDVYAKVGGGFKLQDPGFDLALCAAILSSQYDQALPEQAVFFGEVDLNGRIRPVAGQEVRLHQAKRLGLHPVFAAPGVPQAQHVSTLASLQEALFGASGRGGRG